One part of the Deltaproteobacteria bacterium genome encodes these proteins:
- the gshA gene encoding glutamate--cysteine ligase, whose amino-acid sequence MEEIYKQLKNKQPEVEKWFEEKWKGLTPLLYLSCDIRHSGNKIAVVDTNLFPAGFNNLCNSFSRFTAETFKGYFGDYQPGVRKVLLYGEEHTRNKFYLKNLHHLQRLMESAGLETRIGTAGESLHEAKTRIDLDEEGKTSQSFDLYKIQRNGNRVVVDGFGPDLIVSNNDFASGVPSALLNIDQPIIPGPAMGWQSRQKIVHFRILKELLADFCGHFGLDLWQMFPETDVATEVALDNVDSLRCMARKIDAILEKTRKKHEEYGIRETPYVYVKNNRGTYGLGILLIYSGEEILSLNRRQKNKLLSSKGTTPTDSFLIQEGIPTIDTYSGYPIEPVIYMVGKTDVGGFFRFHESKNEYESLNSPGMAFSCLCLHKLDEPHEEFFLDCRQKESVVGLSRLLARIAGLAADREASLSSL is encoded by the coding sequence ATGGAAGAGATATACAAGCAACTAAAAAATAAACAGCCCGAGGTAGAGAAATGGTTTGAGGAAAAATGGAAAGGCCTCACTCCCCTTCTGTACCTCTCCTGCGATATTCGCCACTCGGGAAACAAAATCGCCGTGGTTGACACCAATCTCTTTCCCGCCGGCTTCAACAACCTGTGCAATTCTTTTTCACGATTTACGGCGGAAACGTTCAAGGGATATTTCGGGGACTATCAGCCGGGAGTGCGCAAGGTTTTGCTCTACGGCGAGGAGCACACCCGGAACAAGTTTTATTTAAAAAACCTTCATCACCTTCAGCGTCTAATGGAGTCGGCCGGCCTTGAAACGCGAATCGGAACGGCGGGAGAATCTTTGCACGAGGCGAAAACGCGGATTGACCTGGATGAGGAAGGAAAGACATCCCAATCGTTCGATCTGTACAAAATCCAGCGGAATGGGAACCGCGTTGTCGTGGATGGCTTCGGCCCCGATCTCATCGTTTCGAACAACGATTTTGCCTCGGGGGTCCCTTCGGCCCTTTTAAACATCGATCAGCCGATCATTCCCGGCCCCGCCATGGGCTGGCAGAGCCGGCAAAAGATTGTCCACTTCAGAATTCTCAAAGAACTTCTGGCCGATTTCTGCGGCCATTTCGGGCTTGATCTCTGGCAGATGTTTCCGGAAACCGATGTGGCCACCGAGGTGGCGTTGGACAATGTCGATTCTCTCCGCTGTATGGCCCGAAAAATCGATGCGATCCTCGAAAAAACGCGGAAGAAGCATGAGGAATACGGAATCCGGGAAACCCCTTATGTCTATGTCAAAAACAACCGGGGGACTTACGGCCTCGGAATTCTCCTCATCTACTCGGGGGAAGAAATTCTCTCTCTCAACCGCCGTCAAAAAAACAAGCTTCTTTCGTCCAAGGGAACCACGCCGACCGATTCGTTTCTGATTCAGGAGGGGATTCCGACGATCGACACCTACAGCGGCTATCCCATCGAGCCGGTTATTTATATGGTTGGAAAGACGGACGTGGGGGGCTTCTTTCGTTTTCACGAATCCAAAAACGAGTATGAAAGCCTGAACAGCCCCGGCATGGCCTTTTCCTGCCTCTGCCTGCACAAGCTGGATGAGCCGCACGAGGAATTTTTTCTGGACTGCCGGCAGAAGGAAAGCGTGGTCGGCCTCTCCCGCCTTCTGGCCCGCATAGCAGGCCTGGCGGCCGACAGGGAGGCCTCACTCTCTTCTTTATAA
- a CDS encoding lysophospholipase, producing the protein MMKPFESYFKSHDHHRLFYQEWKGEMGKAKGVLIFVHGLNEHSGRYSNPVRYFSKRGYTLYLFDQRGHGRSDGLRSHVDSFGHYLKDLDEFTRFVAGREKGKKIFMVGHSMGGQIVLNYVARGGTPLAGFVTSSANIQVALNIPWLKRKLALGLSRFVPRLNLAGEIDPKWISRDPEVVRAYKRDPLVSKKISLKLIAELLANQEKLPALAPKVRIPGLLLHAGDDHICAREGSEAFYKKMGSKDKQVKIYDGFYHELFNEFGKEEVFGDMEKWLARHL; encoded by the coding sequence CGATCATCACCGTCTTTTCTATCAGGAATGGAAGGGAGAGATGGGCAAGGCCAAAGGGGTGCTGATCTTTGTCCACGGCTTGAATGAACACTCCGGCCGTTATTCCAATCCCGTCCGCTATTTTTCCAAACGGGGCTACACGCTCTATCTCTTCGACCAGCGGGGGCACGGAAGATCGGACGGACTTCGGAGCCATGTGGACAGTTTCGGGCATTATCTGAAAGACTTGGACGAGTTCACCCGTTTTGTCGCCGGGCGCGAGAAAGGAAAAAAAATTTTCATGGTGGGGCACAGCATGGGGGGTCAGATTGTGCTCAATTATGTCGCCCGCGGTGGAACGCCGCTTGCCGGCTTTGTCACCTCGTCGGCCAACATTCAGGTGGCGCTCAACATCCCCTGGCTTAAAAGAAAGCTGGCGCTCGGTCTTTCCCGTTTTGTCCCGCGCCTTAATCTGGCCGGCGAGATCGACCCCAAATGGATCTCTCGCGATCCCGAGGTGGTGCGCGCCTACAAGCGCGATCCGCTGGTCTCCAAAAAAATATCCCTCAAGCTCATCGCCGAACTTCTGGCCAACCAGGAAAAGCTCCCTGCCCTTGCCCCGAAAGTCAGGATTCCCGGCCTTCTTTTGCATGCGGGCGACGACCATATCTGCGCCCGCGAGGGCTCCGAGGCCTTTTACAAAAAAATGGGGTCAAAGGACAAGCAGGTGAAAATCTACGACGGCTTTTATCACGAACTCTTTAATGAGTTTGGAAAAGAAGAGGTATTTGGGGATATGGAAAAATGGCTGGCCCGGCATCTTTGA